TAAGGTGAAAAGTGTGAAAGCTTCACAATGACCGAAATGTCCGTCTACCTGACCATCTCTGGATGGAAGTGCAATTATCATAGTTGTGTCTCCTGGAAAAAAAGGTAAGAATAATACAGACCCATGCATTAAACTTGTATATGAAAAGTTACGTGCTCAAATTATTAAACAGAACAATCCGCCGAAACTATGATAACTATCACACCCACATTGTCCATACCTGACAGTGAAATAAATTTTATTACTAGCCGCAGCTCAGGCCCGGGCGGACAGCACGCGAATAAGACCTCATCACGAGTGACTCTTATTTTTAATCTGCAAGAGTCCCCAACCTTAAGCGAACATCAAAAAGCAAGAATTCTTGCCAGAATTTCCAGTAGAATCAATAGCAAAGGCGAGTTGCACCTCTCTTGTGAGGATCATCGCAGCCAGTTTCGCAACAAAGAAGAAGCTATAGAACGATTCAAAACTATCATGGCAAATGGGCTGAAGCCGATCATAAGCAGGCGTAAAACCAAGGTGCCATATTCCACAAAACGTAAACGTCTAAACAATAAGAACAAACGTGCTGAAACCAAAAAGAGCCGTTCTAAACCAGATTATTAACCTAGAAATAAGCCCATAGATTATTCATCTAAAATATTGCACAGAACCAACTCCTGAGTTATTTAGAAGATAATTATTCATATTCGAATCGGAGGAAACATGAAATCTGCTCTCTGCACCCTTTTCTGTTTTATGCTTTTACTGATGGGCTCTGTGCTTCATGCTCAGGAAGGCGGATTCGCCAACAATTCAGACCAAATCCTTGAAATGCTTCTTGGACCAGGAGATTCTGCGGGGGATTTATACGGATTAACGGGCACTGCCGGCATGAGCGGAAGGGTTTATCTGAAAATTGAATTCGATATAAATTCTGCAAAAATAAGAAGAGAAGCTCTGCCCATTGCAAATGCTCTAGGTTCAGCAATGACCTCAAAGCGCGGCATAGATATGTCTGTTCTTTTAAAAGGTCACACCGACTCTGATGGCGATAAAAAATACAATAGATCACTAAGTCTCAAAAGAGCCGAGTCCGTACGCAAATATTTAGTCAGTAAGTTTAAAATTGATCCGAAAAGAATAACAGTTGAAGGCGCGGGCGAGGATGAACCGGTTGTTTCTAACGACACAAGCAAAGGAAGAGCTACCAACAGACGAGTTGAAGTCGTAAATACGACAGGTTCAAAGAGCGTCAGCATTCCAGCACCTAAGAAAAATACGACTGTTAAGTGGTAATTATTTACTAGTTTTACTGGAGCAGCGGGCAGGCGAAGGAATCGTAAGGAAGCGGATTAATTTTCATGTACTCTTCAACATGTTTATTGAATGTGTCTAAAAAATTGGGATTATTTTTTAAAAACGCGTTTGAAAAATATACACCTAGCGGTTTGCTAAGAAGAGTCACGACCTTAAAGCGACCATGAAGATTTTGTTTCATAATTTTATCTGTCATGACCATATCATTTGCAAGCATGGCATCGAAACGTCCAAGTAGAAGCATATTAAGCAACTGCTCAGTTGTTGGCGGTGACGCTGTCACGTCATAACCATTATCCTTCAGCCACGTAAGCATGTTCGAGCCCCGGAATGCCGCTACTGTTGCGTTCTCTTTAAAATCAGCTCCACTTGGATCCAGCTTGTTATCCCTAAGCATATACCAATTCCACCGTTGCTCGGCGATTAAGGACGATCGCACTCCATTGCGGTCTCGCTCTTGGTTTTGAGATGCAGCAAAATATCCGTCCACTTTTCCGTCTTTAGCCATGCGCTGAGCTCTGAGCCAAGGAACAACAATAAGGTCTAGCTCCACACCCATCTGCTTTAACGAATATTTCACAACTCGCACCGCGCAGCCATCAAAGACATCATTCTCATCATAACAGCCATAGGGACACCAATTATGAGTCGCCAGAGTTATCTGCGTAGTCTGAGCCAATGCGGGAAATGGTAGAGTTATTAGCAAGGCCAGTATAATTACTATTTTATAACTTTTCATTAAATCCCTCTCAATAGTGATAAGCTATATTATATGATCTACCTGTATAGTAAAGGTCAAGGGTAAATTGGAGGGAAAAGGGCTTGCTCCGCCATTATAGCCCATAGGGTCTGGAGTGAGAAACCGTCCGATGGCAGGGTCGTAATCGCGATATCCGAAAATAATAAGCCCCGCACTATTTGGGTGCGGGGCTATTGTTATGACCTTGCGTTATTTAGTTTCTGACATTTCGGGCATCGAAGTTTGTCCTGCTTACAAAGATAGAAAAGACCAGACCCACAAATTATGTAGTCTACTATCGAAATAGAACCTTTCACGTCAAAAAAACTAATTGCAACTATGCCGACAAATAAAAGTAGCTGGGTTCCACCTAAAGCTTGGTTGGGTATGTACTGGTATGATTCTCCACAGCTTGGGCAAATAATGCTTTTTTTAAAGCGCATCAAGCCTGCAATTAACAAACAGCCGTATACAATTAAGATAACAATGCTAGTCACGTTTTTCCTTCTTTGAAATTATATTACCCATGGCTTCGCGTAAATATTCTTGTGTCTCTTCATCTATTCCCAGAGTATCAGCAATGGCTTTTGAACCCACTTCATAGAGCATGCCGACAGGAGCACCAATTGCAGCACCGGATAACCCCCATTTAGCTGCCGCAATACCAAGCTGCCTAAGTGTAAGTTTAGACTTTTCCGCTTTTGGGGAGTTTACTTCTTCTTTATCGGCATTTTGCTTGTCGTTAGCGATTTTTTCTTTTGAAGCATCGACATCACTCCGATCATCTCCTGCACTCTTAGTGCTTTTGGGCGCTTGCCCACTCTTCGGAATCCCACTCCCCTCAACATTCCCTTTCTTATATTCTTCGTTGGCAGTAACGCTCGGCGCCTTAGTGCTAATAAGCTCGTTAATCACAGTATCGGCTAATTCGTCCTTCGATTCCTGACTCTGGCCCGCCAACCCTGTGCGATCGTGAAAGTTAGTTGGATCATCCAAACAGTAGCCATAAACATCCACATCCCCGCCAGCTAAACCGATAGGGTCGGGTGTGGTGAATCTGCCGATGGTGGGGTCGTAATCGCGATAGCCGGAAAATGGTGAGCCCCGCACTTTTGGGGGTGCGGGGCTATAAATGCTTATTCGATATCTTCAATCTTTTTTGGGAGTATTTCCTCGACCTCTTTCTGTTCGGGGTGCCGATCGTAGAAGCCTTCAAGTGGCTCTAGTTTAACTGTGCATTTGGTACAAATGTCATCCGTTGGGCCGCTTCCGACAATGTAAACCTTCCCACACTCTGGGCAAATGGTGGTTTCGTATAAGCTAATATTTTGTTGACGTTTGGGCTTTTTGTAAAGCACTGCAATTAATATAATGATAATGCAAAAAGAAGCTATTCCCCAACGGCCTGTAATCCCAACCGAACCTCCTTTCATGTGGACATCTTTATTAGGAGAATATGGTGCAGTGATAAGTATACCAATGATGCCAAGGGCAATAACTCCAGCCCTTTTTGCTATTGTAAAACCCTTATTGCCGTGAGTTTTATTTTTTCCCATTTTTTTTCTTCACTTTTTTAGGTAATTTCTTAACATCTTTAATAATAGATTTAATTCCGTCTGATGCATCTTGAGCTCCGCCAGTCAAAATTGATGCAGCCACGGCTGGACGGCTTACAGTTGGTGGTAGTCCATTAATCAGTCCGCTACCAAAGTCTTCAGCATTTTTAACTCCAACACTATTCTCAACTTTAACAGCCGTTTCAAGAGTTTTCTCTTTCACTTTATCAACAGCCTTGCCACTATTTTGCAAAACTTTTTTGCCATTTTTGAAAACCCATTTCGCACCAGCGGCTATGGCGCGTCTCGCCGGAGGTCCCCCAAGTATTCCTGCAGTTGCAATAAACGGGAAAGCAATTGCACCTGCGGTAATAGCTACAACGGCTTTAGGGTTCTTCTTGTATCCGCTTTCCTCTTTAACTTCAGAAGAGTTTTGAGTCTTTGCGGGTATCTTCTTGTCAACGGGTGTCTTTTCTTGTTCTGCGGGATTTCCTTTTTTCGGAATCCCACTCCCCTCAACATTCCCTTTCTTATATTCTTCGTTGGCAGTAACGCTCGGTGCCTTAGTGGCAATAAGCTCGTTAATCACCGTCTCTGCTAATTTATCCTTCGTTTCCTGACTTTGACCCGCCAAGCCAGTCCTATCATGAAAATTAATCGGGTCATCCAAACAATAACCGTAAACATCCACATCCCCGCCAGCTAAACCGATCGGGTCTTAGAGTGAGGAATCTGCCGATGGTAGGATCGTCTCGGCTTAATTAAAACGAGCCGAATATAATAGTTTAGCAAAGTATGACGACAAGTCTATTTCATAGAAGCAGGCCTTATACTACACCGTATTTTACCTGAGTATTTAACTAAAGAGCTCATAGGATTAACAGCTTGCAATACAAGAGTTAAATCTTTGTCCGCTTCTGGATATGGTAGATTAAAATTAAGTATTACAGCTGAAATAAAGTTGTCTTGATAAGAACCATAGCCAGTCGCACCCGCAGGACAGAAGGTCTCGCCTTCATTAAGAACTCTTCCGTTTGATATAAATTGATAATGTAAGACACCCTTTTCGTTGTTAAATTCAATAGACTCGCGGTCAGGAACTGTAAGCAACAAAGAGTACTCTGTCTTATATTTATATTTGATAGGGATCTTGATTAACTCGCCTTTTTTACTAACATCAAATTGGCCCTCAAAAATCCTCTTATAATACTTCTCTGGTAAAAAATTAGCTTGAAAAAAATTTGTAGAGTAAATCATCGACATTACGGACAATATAACTATAAAAATTACGGTATATTTCATTTTCCCTCATAAATGAGGAAAGAGTTCCTCTCTCCTCATTTTATTATGAATACTAATTCTGTAGCCGTTTATATTCTTTTCTCACATCATCTGTATAGTCTTGACAGTTGTTTCCTACCACTTTGTATTTTCCTTCTTTATACTTTCCTGTTTTGTCAATGTTCTTCTCTGCTTGGCGCATAATATGGTCATCAAAATGTTCTCCTACCGGAGTCGAATCTCCTTTTTCGTCATGCTTAACTCCAGTTGACGAAAATCCCGAATTTGACTTTTCGTTTTTACTTTCATCTGCCTTGTCATACTTTATATATTCATGTTTAAGCTTGATGTTTGCGACATCAAGGGCCTTGTCAACGAGACCGTCAAGTGGAGCATAAATTACCCCCATAGGAGATTTTTTAAGACCCTCTTTTATGCCGTTGACAATCGGTCCATCTAACCACTCAAGGCCTTTCAACCGTCTTTCATGGACCTGCGCCAACCCCGTCCGATCCACAAAATTAATAGGATCGTCCAGACAATAACCATATACATCCACATCCCCGCCAGCGAAACCGACCGGGTCGGGAGTTATAAATCTGCCGATGCGAGGATCGTATTCACGATATCCGAAATGAACTAACCCTGTATCTTTATCTGCAAGCCCTGCTGCGAATCCTACACAGGTATCAAACTTCTTATTTGTATCGACAAGTAGATTCCCAAACGAATCATATATAACTCGTTTTAGCTCATTACCTTTATCATCTGCAACCAGAAATATCGTTCCGACTTGATCAGTGGCAAAAAGATACTTCTTATCTTGGTAAATCATACCGATCGGATCGCCTTCTTCATCGTACCTAAAGATCTTCGCATTATTGCCTTTCTCGTCAGCGACTACCAGCAACGTAGTCAAATCTTGCCACAAATAAGTCTCGACAATCTTACCGTTAACAGCCTTAGAAACCCTCTGTCCGACAGCGTTGTAAGTGTATTCAATCCGCTTACCATCCGGCAGAATCACTTCACAAAGCGGTCCTGATTCTAAGTACGAATATTGAGTAATTTCACCGAATTCATTCCTCGAAATCAGACATCCTTTGTCATCATAGTTATATTTAATTTTACCAGTCAGCACGAGTTGCAGATTGTCATTGTAAGTATATCTATTCGGTCTTCCACGGTAAGTTTCAATCGCGATTCTTTCGCCGTACTCACCGTAGCGATAATCTTCGGTAGTGTTGCGATCGCAATAAACATTTTTAAGCCTACCCTCGCCATCATATTCGTACCGGTATTCGATTTTTATAGGGTAAACATCAAACGATCTCCGAATTACCCTACCGTTATCATCCCTTTCAAGGTCAAGCTTCGCGAAAGATTCATCCTTCCCCGGAATCATGAACGGCTTCGACTGAAACTGCGGTATGGCTTCCATGTCTACAGAATCACGTTCCAATTCATCATGGATAGATTCGCCAGTTCCTGATTCAGGACGTCTCCGCTGATTTCTCGCCACTTCTGCCATTAATCCTTTACCGTATTCTGTATTGTGCAGGTCCTTAACTAGCTCCAATTCCGGATTGCTCAACATGAAATTGGTGTGGACCTGAGATTTCGCTTTATTGCGTGTCTCGATAAGGTCTTCCATCTCGCTATATCTGCGATCCCAAAGAGACTTGCGCTGACCTTTCAGCATTTTAGGATACATTCTTTCGGAGTTGTTGAACTCTGAAAAAAAGCGCTGCTGATAATTTGCATTCGGATCAACGCCGAATTCCATCGGCTCTACGATCTCATACAATTTCTCAAGTTTTTCCTCTGGTTTCATGGACTTATGATACAGAATCTCACCCATATGAAGTTCGCTCTGCTCCTTTTTTCTAAGATAGTAACCATCTAAATCACTCATTCTAATTCTCCATACTGTTTTATTAGCCTCGTAAAATATCCAGACCAATTCTGGATTTCACGCGGTAAATTGTTTCAACCAATATGGAGAGAATACCATTTAGTCCGGCCCTGAATCAGCCGACTCAGGTCCGGCCTTGTTTTTAATTGCAGAAAAAACAAATACCCCCTTGAACAAATGTCCAAGGGGGTATCATGCAATCTTAAAAATAAACTTTGCGCGTAATTCAAAAATATTCTGAATCAGTGCACCTTTTATTCAAGGTTGTCCGAGGAAACGAAACCGTTCCCTCATATTTTTAATGCTTAGGAAGCGAGAATTTCAACCAATTCAATTTCGAAGATCATTGTCTGACCAGCGAGAGGGTGGTTGCCGTCGAGAACTACTTTTTCATCAGAAACGGTTTTAATAGTCACGTTAGTAACACCCTGATCGGTATTAACCTGTAGCATCATGCCTACTTCTGGTTTGATTTCCGGTGGCACCTGAGAGCGATCTACTTCAAATGTGTGCTCGTCGTGGTAAGGACCGTATCCATCTTCAGGGCTGATAGTAGTTTTTACTTTACCGCCGGCTTCAAGGCCAACAACTGCATCTTCAAATCCTTTGATGAGCATACCCTGTCCGAGAGTAATCTCGAGAGGCTCGCCTCTTTTGTATGAGGAATCGAACTCTGTTCCGTCTTCGAGAGAACCCGCATAATGTACGCGAATCTTATCGCCATCTTTAGCCTGAGACATGAAAAACTCCTTCTGTGTGTTTTTGTTCTACTTTAAAAATTTACTTCTTTTCCCACTGATCAGCGGGAATTGCTTCATCAACAAGCATGATGGGGATTTCATCTTTTACGGGATAAACGACTTTGCATGCACTGCAACTAAGGCCGACTTCTCCACTTAAAAGTTCCAACTCACCTTTGCACTTGGGACAAACGAGGATATCAACTAATTCTTTATTCAGAGCCATTTCTAGGTACTCCTTGCATATTGTCTAATCCGTACCCTATAACTAGAGAAAACAAATTCCTCAAGTCCGCATTTATGGTATAAAAGAATCAATGACATAAAAAACCCGATTCTGCTCACAATTTGGAGAAAACGTTGCCTGGAATTGATCTTCATACTCATTCGACAGCCTCAGATGGGACCTTAACCCCTACTGAGTTAATTATTGCCGCCAAAGAAGCAGGACTCGTCGCTATTGCGCTTACCGATCATGACACTATAAATGGTTTGCCTGAAGCCGTTAAAGCCGGAGAAAAGCACGGCATTGAAGTCATTCCGGGGTGCGAGCTGAGTGTAGAGTCTGACGTCGGGGTACTTCATATAGTAGGGCTTTGGGTTGATCCATATTCAGCTTTTTTACAGCAGACTTTTGAGGCCGTTATTAAAAAGCGAGCCACACGAAACATTGATATGGTGAAAAAGCTTCAAGATATCGGTGTAGATATCACCATGGAAGAAGTTCTGGAAAATGCAGCCGGAACCGTAGGTCGCCCGCATATAGCTAAAATTTTACTTGAAAAAAAATATGTACATTCTTTTGATGAGGCCTTTGAGAATTATTTAGGCAAAAACGGAAAGGCTTACATCCCTAAAAACAGTCTTCCGCCTGAAAAGGCTCTGCATTTATTGAAATCTACCAATGCAACATCCATTCTTGCCCACCCTTTTTTACTGAGCAAGGATGAAGCTGTTCTAGACAGAAAAGTTAAGGAACTTAAGGGAATAGGACTTGATGGGATTGAGGTATACTATAATTCCCATACACCGGGAATGATGGGGATATGCAAACGACTTGCCCGTAAGTATGATCTCGTTGCCAGCGGAGGTTCCGACTTTCACGGAGATGTTAAGCCTGAAATTAAGCTCGGGCGCGGCTCGGGAAAATTGTTTGTACACGATAGTGTGCTTGACGACCTTAAATCCCTCAGGCAATCCAAAGGCCTAGAAATTTAATCTATTGCCATAAAGAGCCATGAATAAAATAAATACAGAAAGTTCATCAGATAATCCAAAGTCCATGAGACCTATAGATAGCGAAATGCCCGAATTGCTTTGCCCTGCCGGAAACATGGAAAAGCTATCCGCAGCTGTTACCTATGGAGCAGACGCAGTATACCTTGGCGCTGGAGACCTCAACCTGCGCTCAGCCGGAGCGGGATTTCAGTGGGAAGAACTCCCAGAAGCGTTTGCGCTGACCAAGGCTAACAATGTTGAGGCATACTTCTGCATCAACGCTTACCCCCGTGAAAGGGATCTCGATCTTGCCAAGGCGGATCTGGAG
This window of the Maridesulfovibrio frigidus DSM 17176 genome carries:
- a CDS encoding substrate-binding periplasmic protein, with the protein product MKSYKIVIILALLITLPFPALAQTTQITLATHNWCPYGCYDENDVFDGCAVRVVKYSLKQMGVELDLIVVPWLRAQRMAKDGKVDGYFAASQNQERDRNGVRSSLIAEQRWNWYMLRDNKLDPSGADFKENATVAAFRGSNMLTWLKDNGYDVTASPPTTEQLLNMLLLGRFDAMLANDMVMTDKIMKQNLHGRFKVVTLLSKPLGVYFSNAFLKNNPNFLDTFNKHVEEYMKINPLPYDSFACPLLQ
- a CDS encoding FKBP-type peptidyl-prolyl cis-trans isomerase, giving the protein MSQAKDGDKIRVHYAGSLEDGTEFDSSYKRGEPLEITLGQGMLIKGFEDAVVGLEAGGKVKTTISPEDGYGPYHDEHTFEVDRSQVPPEIKPEVGMMLQVNTDQGVTNVTIKTVSDEKVVLDGNHPLAGQTMIFEIELVEILAS
- a CDS encoding RHS repeat-associated core domain-containing protein; translated protein: MRGSPFSGYRDYDPTIGRFTTPDPIGLAGGDVDVYGYCLDDPTNFHDRTGLAGQSQESKDELADTVINELISTKAPSVTANEEYKKGNVEGSGIPKSGQAPKSTKSAGDDRSDVDASKEKIANDKQNADKEEVNSPKAEKSKLTLRQLGIAAAKWGLSGAAIGAPVGMLYEVGSKAIADTLGIDEETQEYLREAMGNIISKKEKRD
- a CDS encoding OmpA family protein, which encodes MKSALCTLFCFMLLLMGSVLHAQEGGFANNSDQILEMLLGPGDSAGDLYGLTGTAGMSGRVYLKIEFDINSAKIRREALPIANALGSAMTSKRGIDMSVLLKGHTDSDGDKKYNRSLSLKRAESVRKYLVSKFKIDPKRITVEGAGEDEPVVSNDTSKGRATNRRVEVVNTTGSKSVSIPAPKKNTTVKW
- the arfB gene encoding alternative ribosome rescue aminoacyl-tRNA hydrolase ArfB — translated: MITITPTLSIPDSEINFITSRSSGPGGQHANKTSSRVTLIFNLQESPTLSEHQKARILARISSRINSKGELHLSCEDHRSQFRNKEEAIERFKTIMANGLKPIISRRKTKVPYSTKRKRLNNKNKRAETKKSRSKPDY
- a CDS encoding RHS repeat domain-containing protein, with product MSDLDGYYLRKKEQSELHMGEILYHKSMKPEEKLEKLYEIVEPMEFGVDPNANYQQRFFSEFNNSERMYPKMLKGQRKSLWDRRYSEMEDLIETRNKAKSQVHTNFMLSNPELELVKDLHNTEYGKGLMAEVARNQRRRPESGTGESIHDELERDSVDMEAIPQFQSKPFMIPGKDESFAKLDLERDDNGRVIRRSFDVYPIKIEYRYEYDGEGRLKNVYCDRNTTEDYRYGEYGERIAIETYRGRPNRYTYNDNLQLVLTGKIKYNYDDKGCLISRNEFGEITQYSYLESGPLCEVILPDGKRIEYTYNAVGQRVSKAVNGKIVETYLWQDLTTLLVVADEKGNNAKIFRYDEEGDPIGMIYQDKKYLFATDQVGTIFLVADDKGNELKRVIYDSFGNLLVDTNKKFDTCVGFAAGLADKDTGLVHFGYREYDPRIGRFITPDPVGFAGGDVDVYGYCLDDPINFVDRTGLAQVHERRLKGLEWLDGPIVNGIKEGLKKSPMGVIYAPLDGLVDKALDVANIKLKHEYIKYDKADESKNEKSNSGFSSTGVKHDEKGDSTPVGEHFDDHIMRQAEKNIDKTGKYKEGKYKVVGNNCQDYTDDVRKEYKRLQN
- a CDS encoding Trm112 family protein: MALNKELVDILVCPKCKGELELLSGEVGLSCSACKVVYPVKDEIPIMLVDEAIPADQWEKK
- a CDS encoding PHP domain-containing protein yields the protein MPGIDLHTHSTASDGTLTPTELIIAAKEAGLVAIALTDHDTINGLPEAVKAGEKHGIEVIPGCELSVESDVGVLHIVGLWVDPYSAFLQQTFEAVIKKRATRNIDMVKKLQDIGVDITMEEVLENAAGTVGRPHIAKILLEKKYVHSFDEAFENYLGKNGKAYIPKNSLPPEKALHLLKSTNATSILAHPFLLSKDEAVLDRKVKELKGIGLDGIEVYYNSHTPGMMGICKRLARKYDLVASGGSDFHGDVKPEIKLGRGSGKLFVHDSVLDDLKSLRQSKGLEI
- a CDS encoding RHS repeat-associated core domain-containing protein, yielding MTIAPHPNSAGLIIFGYRDYDPAIGRFLTPDPMGYNGGASPFPSNLPLTFTIQVDHII